The Mauremys mutica isolate MM-2020 ecotype Southern chromosome 1, ASM2049712v1, whole genome shotgun sequence genome has a segment encoding these proteins:
- the GPR18 gene encoding N-arachidonyl glycine receptor has protein sequence MNKYNHSQNIMHPEEYRIASLVFYSFIFIIGLLVNITALWVFSCTTKKRTTITVYMMNVALLDLIFIFSVPFRITYYAKEAWPFGDIFCRILGAFTVFYPSIALWLLAFISVDRYMAIVQPKHVKELRNTRKALLACIGIWIMTLASTSPLLFLYSDPDKASNFTTCMKMLDIIHLKEVNMLNFSRLIFFFLIPLFIMIGCYLVIIYHFVHGRTSKLKPKAKERSIKIIVTLIVQVLVCFVPFHICFAFLMLQDEDQSYNPWAAFTTFLMNLSTCLDVILYYIVSKQFQARVISVMLYRNYLRSVRRKSFRSGSLRSLSNINSEMI, from the coding sequence atgaataaatacaaTCATAGTCAAAACATTATGCACCCAGAAGAGTACAGGATTGCATCACTTGTCTTTTACAGTTTTATATTCATAATTGGCTTGCTAGTGAACATCACTGCACTATGGGTCTTCAGCTGCACCACCAAGAAAAGAACAACTATAACAGTCTATATGATGAATGTCGCATTACTTgacttaatttttatattttccgTACCTTTTCGGATAACCTACTATGCAAAAGAAGCTTGGCCATTTGGAGATATATTCTGTCGGATTCTTGGTGCTTTCACTGTGTTTTATCCAAGCATTGCTCTGTGGCTGCTTGCTTTTATAAGTGTTGATAGATATATGGCTATTGTCCAGCCCAAACACGTCAAAGAACTTAGGAATACAAGGAAAGCTCTGCTAGCTTGCATTGGTATCTGGATAATGACCCTTGCATCAACATCCCCTTTGCTATTTTTATATTCGGATCCAGATAAAGCCTCAAATTTTACTACCTGCATGAAGATGCTCGATATCATCCATCTAAAGGAAGTCAATATGTTAAATTTTTCtcgtctgattttttttttcttgattccCCTGTTTATCATGATTGGATGCTATCTAGTCATTATTTACCATTTTGTCCATGGCAGGACTTCCAAACTGAAACCCAAAGCTAAGGAAAGATCCATAAAAATTATAGTTACTCTGATCGTGCAAGTGCTTGTCTGCTTTGTGCCCTTCCACATTTGTTTTGCCTTCCTGATGCTGCAAGACGAAGACCAGAGTTACAATCCATGGGCAGCCTTTACCACCTTTCTCATGAATCTCAGTACGTGCTTAGATGTTATTCTGTACTATATTGTTTCTAAACAATTTCAGGCTAGAGTTATAAGTGTCATGCTTTATCGCAACTATCTTCGAAGCGTGCGCAGGAAGAGTTTTCGATCTGGGAGTTTACGGTCACTAAGTAATATAAACAGTGAAATGATATAA